In 'Nostoc azollae' 0708, the following are encoded in one genomic region:
- a CDS encoding metal ABC transporter substrate-binding protein: MKQILGIKGNTVLKKTKISQLCLGMLLPLALFSCNPSDSQAPGNGKRHVVATSTIIADLAQEVAGEEVKVTGILKPGADPHVYEPVPADSRVLETADLILYNGYKLEPGIIKLMNAVGGKARKLAVGEVIKPLKLQKSKGEIVPDPHIWGSVENVISMVKAIKEALIELSPEDKDKFTQKAAELTEELQQFNNWITQQIQTIPPEKRKLITTHDAFQYYGSNYGMEIAGTLIGISTEEQPSAQTVSKLVDSVKKIGVPAIFAETTINPALITTVAQEVGVKLVKNQLYSDSIGAKGSDGDTYIKMMEANTRTIVEALGGKYTPFVLKGASGFGRKTQIGGKPLR; the protein is encoded by the coding sequence TGTTATTACCTTTAGCATTATTCAGTTGTAATCCATCAGACTCTCAAGCACCAGGAAATGGAAAGCGGCACGTTGTAGCAACAAGTACCATCATTGCTGATTTAGCCCAGGAGGTTGCAGGAGAGGAAGTAAAGGTCACTGGTATCCTCAAGCCTGGTGCAGACCCTCACGTTTATGAACCAGTACCCGCAGATAGTCGAGTTTTGGAAACAGCAGACTTAATTTTATATAACGGTTATAAGTTAGAACCGGGAATTATTAAGTTAATGAATGCTGTTGGTGGGAAAGCACGAAAGTTAGCAGTAGGGGAAGTTATCAAACCTTTAAAGTTACAGAAAAGTAAAGGAGAAATTGTTCCCGATCCTCATATTTGGGGAAGTGTAGAAAATGTCATATCTATGGTAAAAGCAATTAAAGAAGCATTAATTGAGTTATCACCAGAAGACAAAGATAAATTTACTCAAAAAGCTGCCGAATTGACTGAAGAATTACAACAATTCAATAACTGGATTACGCAACAAATTCAAACTATTCCTCCAGAAAAACGGAAACTTATCACTACCCATGATGCTTTTCAATATTATGGAAGTAATTATGGGATGGAAATTGCGGGAACTTTAATTGGTATTAGCACAGAAGAACAACCAAGCGCCCAAACGGTCAGTAAATTAGTAGATTCAGTTAAAAAAATAGGCGTACCTGCAATTTTTGCGGAAACCACGATTAACCCAGCTTTAATTACCACTGTTGCCCAAGAAGTAGGGGTAAAACTTGTCAAGAATCAACTTTACTCTGATTCTATTGGTGCAAAAGGAAGTGATGGTGATACTTATATAAAAATGATGGAAGCTAATACCCGCACTATTGTGGAAGCCTTGGGGGGTAAGTATACGCCCTTTGTTTTGAAGGGAGCATCGGGTTTTGGCAGAAAGACTCAAATAGGAGGCAAACCATTGAGATAA